The DNA window GCATCCTCTACGAGTGTCTGGAGGACCGCGACCGGAAGACCGTCTTCGACCCCGACGACGAGGACCGCGAGGCGTACACGCGGGGGATAACCGACATGCTCGCGTTCCTCCACCTGGGGACCATGGGGTACGTCACCCCGTTCAAGGACATGCTCTCGCAGGGCGTCGCGAAGTCCGAACAGCGGCTCGCGGGGTCGGACTACCGGATGGTCCGCGTCGAGTTCAACGTCGACCCCGTCGGCCAGATCGACGTCGACGAGGTGATAGCGAAGATCGAGGCCGACGAGTTCGAGCGCATAACGGACGAGGAGCTGCGGGCGTTCGTCCGTCTGCTGTCAATGTCCGAGGAGTTCGCCCCCGACGACGTTCGCGACGGGCTCAAGGCGAACGTCGACGAGTTCGTCGCGGAGATCCGCGAGAGCGAGGAGCGCCGCGACAGGGCCGTCGAGGAGCTGACGACGCGGGACGGTCGCTGAAACGCGGGTCCCCGTCGCGGCGTCGGATCGGGGATCGTCGCGTGCGACGCGGCCGTCGACCGGTGTCAACCTTTTTGCCGCGCTCGCCGTACGTGCCGCCGTCGTGACCGCCACGATCCAGGTGTGCGTCGCCGTTCCGACGTGTGCGCGCTGTCCGGTGGGGTCGCTCTCGGAGCGGACGCCGGTGCGTGAGGTCCGCGTCGACCGCGCCCGCGACCGGATCGACTTCGTCGCGGAGGAGACGCCCGCGGACCCGCCCTCGGAGCTGGAGTTCGTGGAGTTCGCAGATCGGGCGCACGGCCGATACGACCTCGACGACGGGACGGCCGACTGCTCGCCGGAGACCGCCGACCCTCCCCGAGAGGCGTCCGGGAGCGACGCGGCGGACGGGTCGCCGGACCGATCCGGATGCGGGTGCGACGGGTTCCCGCCGGCGTTCACGGAGCTGCCGGTGTCCCCCCGCGAAACCCGGGTCGAGGACGGCGAGCTGGTGGCCTCGTTCGTGCTGGCCGGCTACGCCGAGCTGCGGACGGTCCTCGATGCGTTCGGCGGTGCCGACGTCAGACACGTCCTCGTCGACGGCGACCGGATCGACGGGGGACCGGACGTGGTTCCGGTCGACCTCGGCGAGGTGACGGAGCGACAGGCGTCGGTGGCCGCCGTCGCGGTGAGCCGAGGGTACTTCGACCCCGACGGTGCCTCCACCGAGGAGATCGCGGAGGAGCTCGGACTGGCGAAATCGACCGTCTCCGAGCACCTACGGCTGGTGACCGCGACCGTTCTCTCGCAGATCTTCGACGACCGCACTTAAAACACCGAATAGTTCGGGAGTAGCTAATTGTTCGTTTCCGGTCAACCGTACCGAACGTGCTACTCGTTCGCTCACGCTGACCGCGACGTGGAACCCGCGTACCGCCGGGAGCGCCCGCCAACTCGACCGCCGTGGACCCGCCGCGGACGGTTCGAGGCGCGCGGGCGTCCCGGGCGCGGCGACCGCGAAGGCACCGTCGCGAGAGAACGCGAGTCGGGGTCGCCGGGACCCCGCCCGACCCGCCGAGACGAGAACCCACTCACACACCACACAATGGACCGACGAACGACCGTCGTGCTCCTCGTCGTGCTCGCCGTGTTGCTCCCGACCTGGTACGTCGGCTCACACGGGGAGCCGTCCTCCGAGGAGATCAGGATCGACCAGAGCGTCAGCGAGATGCAACCGCTGGAGGGAGTCGTCGACGCGCCGACCAAGCTGTCGCCGAGCCAGGTCGGCGTCATCGTCTGGATCGCGCTTCTGGCGCTTCTCGGCGCGGTGGCCTTCTTCCACCGCTTCATGAACCGGGCGGCGCGTCCCGACGAGCCGGATTCCGCCGAACCAGGGTCCGACGAACCGGGCTCCGGGAGGGCCGACTCGACGGCCACCGACGGAGGGGAGCTTCGGACTCCTCCCGGACGGTCGGCCGGCCCGACCTTCCCGTGGCTGGAGACCGACGACCGGTGGATAGTCGAGTACAAGGAGGCCAGCGACGCCATCGAGGGGCTCGTGGCGATGGGGGGGCTCACCGTCCTTGCCATCGTCTTCGCGGCGCTCTTCACCGCCGAGTACCTGACGCTCGCGCGCACCCAGTACTTCGGGCTCTACACGTTCGGGCTGTTCATGTCGCTCCTCGGCTCGACGGTCTCCTACTACGCCTGGTTCATGCCACACGTCGAGGTCGCCGAACGGAGGGACCACCGATGAGCGGGGACGCGCCCGCGCCCGACGCCGACGGCGGGGACGCCGGGAGCCGGGACCGGTGTGACGCCTGTCCCGACGGCGACGGCCCGACCGTCGACGCGAGCATCTACGGGGCGTTTTGGCGGAACGCGCGCGCCGAACTGGAGCGGCGCGACTACGCGAAGGTGCTCGCCACGGTCGGCGGGCTCACCGCGGTCGGCAGCCTCGCGGCACCCGTCGCGGGACTGACGCGCGTCTTCGACCGCAAGTACGAGGGGCCGGTGTACACCGACGGGGTGCCGCTCGTCGACGGGGCGGGAGAGCGGATCGCCGAGGACCGGCTCGCCCCGGGCGAACAGCTCACCGTCTTCCCGGAGCCGCGCCCGGGGATCGAGGACGCGCCGACGCTCCTGGTCCGGTTCGAGGAGTCGGCGTACGCGAGCGAGGTGCGCGACGAGTACGTCGTCGGCGGCTACGCCGCCTTCTCGAAGGTGTGTACCCACGCCGGCTGTATGGTCGCCGACCGCGACGGCGACGTGTTGGTCTGCCCGTGTCACTCCGGCCGTTTCGACCCGACGAGCGGGGCGCGAGTCGTCGGCGGGCCGCCGCCGCGGTCGCTCCCGCAGCTCCCGATCACGGTGTCGAGCGAGGGGTATCTCGTCGCGACCGGCGACTTCCAGGGACCGGTCGGCGCGGGGGGCGAGTGATGTCCCGGACCGACGCCGCGGCGGAGCGCGCGCGGGACGCCTACGAGTGGGTCGACTCGCGGCTTGACCTGGAGGACGCGAGCGACTTCCTCGGGAAGGCGTTCCCGGCGGAGGACTCCTTCCTGCTCGGCGAGGTGGCGCTGTTCTGTTTCGTCGTCCTCGTGTCGACGGGCACCTTCCTCGCGTTCTTCTACGAGCCGAGCACGGCCTCCGTCGAGTACGCGGGCAGCGTCGTCCGGTATCAGGGCCGGGACCTCCCGGCGGCGTACAAGAGCGTCCTCAACATCACCTACGACGTTCCCTTCGGGATGTTCCTCCGGCGCATGCACCACTGGGCGGCGCACCTCTTCGTCGCCGCCATCGCGCTCCACATGCTCCGCGTGTTCTTCACGGGCGCGTACCGCAACCCGCGCGAGCCGAACTGGCTCGTCGGGACGGGGCTCGCCGGGCTGGCGATGTTCGCCGCCTACACCGGGTACTCGCTGCCGTACGACGAGTTCGCGAGCACGGCCGTCGGGATCGGCTACAACGTCGCTGCCTCGATCCCGATCGTCGGCGACCCGGTCGCGAGCATCGTCTTCGGCGGCCAGTTCCCGACGAGCGCGACGATCCCCCGGCTGTTCTTCCTCCACGTCTTCCTCATCCCGGCCGCGATCGCCGGGCTCATCGCCGTCCACATGGCGATCCTCCTCCGACAGAAACACACCGAGAGTCCCCGCGACGGCGACGTCCCGCCGGCGTCGGCGGGCGGCGACGGGGGGTGGGGGAGATGAGGCGGTAGGGAGAGACGAGGCGGTGAGGGGCGACGAGATGGGGCGGAGCGACGACCCCGCGGGCGACCCGTCCGGCGCGGCGGACGGGGGGCGGACCGTGATCGACCGCGACGACGACGACGTCGTGATCGGGCTCCCCGCCTTCCCGAACCAGACCGCGGTGAGCGCGGCGGTGTTCTTCCTCACCATGGCCGTGCTCTCGCTTCTCGCCGGACTGCTCCCCGTCCACAACATCGCCGCCTACGGGCCGAACGACCCGGCGTCGACGCCCTCGCTCATCATGCCGGACTGGTTCCTGATGTGGGGGTACGGCTTCCTGAAGCTCACCCCCTCCTGGATGAGCGTCGACGTGCTCGGGATCCACGTCAGCTCCGAGTTCGTGGGCGGGGTGTTGCTCCCGGGACTCGTGTTTCTCGCCGTCGCGGTCTGGCCGTTCGTCGACCGCGCCGAGGAGCCGGAACACTTCACGCGGAACCCCCTCGATCGGCCGTTCCCGACGGCGGTCGGCATCGTCGGCGTCACCCTCGTGATGGTCGCCTCCATCGCCGGGATGGACGTGATCCTCGCGGAGATCCTCGGGACGTCGACCGCCGTCCTGCGCCCGTACCTGACCGCGGCGCTGATCCTCGTCCCCGCCGCCGCCGGGACGATCACGTACGGGGTCCTCGGCGGGTTCGGCGGCTCCGGCGGGACGGAGGCCGAGGAGACGAAAGCGGAGACGGATCCCGACGACGAGACCGGACCGACGGAGGCGGAGAACCGATGACCGACTCGGATCCCGCCGTCGGACTCTCGCTGTCGCCGCGGCGGTACCGGTGGGCGGATCGGCTGACGAAACTGACCGGCGTCGGGCTGATCGCCGCCGGCCTCGACGCGGGGGGCGGCACGCCGACGGGGATCGCGCTCGCGGTCGTCGGCGTCGCGCTCGGCCTCGCGACCGTACTCATCGACAAACATGACTGACACGACGGACACCACGGACGAACGGACTCGAAACGACGTCGCCGCCGCCCGCCGCGACTTCCTGAAGGGGGTCGGGGCGGCCGCCGCCGTGGGGGCGACCGGCCTCGGGAGCGCACAGGACCTCACGGAGATGAACGCCCTGGAGGTCGTCGACGACCCGATCGGCGACTACCCCTACCGGGACTGGGAGGACCTCTACCGCGAGGAGTGGGACTGGGACGGGAAGGCCCGCTCCACCCACAGCGTGAACTGTACGGGGAGCTGCTCGTGGCAGGTGTACACCCGCAACGGGCAGGTGTGGCGCGAGGAGCAGGCCGGCGACTATCCCCGGTTCGACGAGTCGCTGCCGGACCCGAACCCGCGCGGCTGTCAGAAGGGCGCGTGTTTCACGGACTACGTGAACGCCGAACACCGCGTCACCCACCCGCTCCGCCGGACCGGCGAGCGCGGCGAGGGGAAGTGGGAGCGTGTCTCGTGGGACGAGGCGCTCACGGAGATCGCGGAGGAGGTGGTCGACGCGGTCGAAGACGAGGAGTACGACGCGATAAGCGGCTTCACCCCGATCCCCGCGATGAGCCCCGTCTCGTTCGCCTCCGGGAGCCGACTGGTCAACCTGCTCGGCGGCGTCAGCCACTCGTTTTACGACTGGTACTCCGACCTCCCGCCGGGCCAGCCGATCACGTGGGGGACCCAGACCGAGAACGCCGAGAGCGCCGACTGGTACAACGCCGACTACATCATCGCGTGGGGGTCGAACGTCAACGTCACGCGGATCCCTGACGCGAAGTACTTCCTCGAGGCCGGCTACGACGGGGCGAAACGCGTCGGGATCTTCACCGACTACAGCCAGACGGCGATCCACTGCGACGAGTGGATCGGCCCGGAGCCCGGCAGCGACACCGCGCTCGCGCTCGGGATGGCCCGCACCATCGTCGACGAGGGGCTCTACGACGAGGAACACCTCAAAGAGCAGACGGACATGCCGCTCCTCGTCCGCGAGGACACCGGGAAGTTCCTGCGCGCGAGCGAGGTCCCCGGCCTCGACGTCGACGCCGACCGCCCCGAGAAGGTGTTCGTGATGGCGGACGCCGACGGCGGGCTCCGGACGGCCCCCGGCTCGCTCGGCGAGCGCGACGGCCAACACGACGCCTCCGCGAGCATCGAGCTCGACTTCGACCCCGAACTCGCGGTCGAGCGGACGGTCGACACCGACGACGGGACGGTCGAGACGCGCTCCGTCTGGTTGAACCTCCGCGAGGAGCTGTCGGCGTACACGCCGGAGCGCGTACACGACCTCACCGGCGTCGGGGAGTCCACGCACCGGCGGATCGCTCGCGAGTTCGCCGACGCCGACCGCGCGAAGATCATCCACGGAAAGGGGGTCAACGACTGGTACCACAACGACCTCGGCAACCGCGCGATCCAACTGTTGGTCACGCTCACCGGGAACCTCGGTCGACAGGGGACCGGGCTCGACCACTACGTGGGCCAGGAGAAGATCTGGACGTACAACGGCTGGCAGCGCCTGTCGTTCCCGACCGGGAGCGTGCGCGGCGTGCCGACGACGCTGTGGACGTACTACCACGCCGGCATCATGGAGAACACGGACCCGGACACCGCCGCCCGGATCCGCGAGTCGATCGAGAAGGGGTGGATGCCGCTGTACCCGAGCGAGCGCGACGACGGCTCCCGGCCGGACCCACGGATCATGTTCGTCTGGCGCGGCAACTACTTCAACCAGGCCAAGGGGAACGTCGCGGTCGAGGAGGAGCTGTGGCCCAAGCTCGATCTGGTCGTCGACGTCAACTTCCGGATGGACTCGACTGCGCTCAACAGCGACATCGTCCTCCCGACGGCGAG is part of the Halorubrum aethiopicum genome and encodes:
- a CDS encoding helix-turn-helix domain-containing protein, which gives rise to MTATIQVCVAVPTCARCPVGSLSERTPVREVRVDRARDRIDFVAEETPADPPSELEFVEFADRAHGRYDLDDGTADCSPETADPPREASGSDAADGSPDRSGCGCDGFPPAFTELPVSPRETRVEDGELVASFVLAGYAELRTVLDAFGGADVRHVLVDGDRIDGGPDVVPVDLGEVTERQASVAAVAVSRGYFDPDGASTEEIAEELGLAKSTVSEHLRLVTATVLSQIFDDRT
- a CDS encoding QcrA and Rieske domain-containing protein, with the translated sequence MSGDAPAPDADGGDAGSRDRCDACPDGDGPTVDASIYGAFWRNARAELERRDYAKVLATVGGLTAVGSLAAPVAGLTRVFDRKYEGPVYTDGVPLVDGAGERIAEDRLAPGEQLTVFPEPRPGIEDAPTLLVRFEESAYASEVRDEYVVGGYAAFSKVCTHAGCMVADRDGDVLVCPCHSGRFDPTSGARVVGGPPPRSLPQLPITVSSEGYLVATGDFQGPVGAGGE
- a CDS encoding nitrate reductase subunit alpha gives rise to the protein MTDTTDTTDERTRNDVAAARRDFLKGVGAAAAVGATGLGSAQDLTEMNALEVVDDPIGDYPYRDWEDLYREEWDWDGKARSTHSVNCTGSCSWQVYTRNGQVWREEQAGDYPRFDESLPDPNPRGCQKGACFTDYVNAEHRVTHPLRRTGERGEGKWERVSWDEALTEIAEEVVDAVEDEEYDAISGFTPIPAMSPVSFASGSRLVNLLGGVSHSFYDWYSDLPPGQPITWGTQTENAESADWYNADYIIAWGSNVNVTRIPDAKYFLEAGYDGAKRVGIFTDYSQTAIHCDEWIGPEPGSDTALALGMARTIVDEGLYDEEHLKEQTDMPLLVREDTGKFLRASEVPGLDVDADRPEKVFVMADADGGLRTAPGSLGERDGQHDASASIELDFDPELAVERTVDTDDGTVETRSVWLNLREELSAYTPERVHDLTGVGESTHRRIAREFADADRAKIIHGKGVNDWYHNDLGNRAIQLLVTLTGNLGRQGTGLDHYVGQEKIWTYNGWQRLSFPTGSVRGVPTTLWTYYHAGIMENTDPDTAARIRESIEKGWMPLYPSERDDGSRPDPRIMFVWRGNYFNQAKGNVAVEEELWPKLDLVVDVNFRMDSTALNSDIVLPTASHYEKHDLSETDMHTYVHPFTPAVEPLGESRTDWEIFRALAEKIQEVAEERDAGPVDDRQFDREIDLQSVHDDYVRDWETGEAGALAEDRAAAEFILENSEETNPSDSDERIEFGDIDEQPRRLLATGDHWTSDIEEGEAYAPWKDYVQDKEPWPTFTGRQQYYIDHDWFLELGEELPTHKEGPVLQEKAEYPLSYNTPHSRWSIHSTWRDDTKMLRLQRGEPTVYLNPDDAAERGIEDGDTVRVYNDLDSVEVQAKIYPSGEPGTARHFFSWERFQYPDRNNFNSLVPMYMKPTQLVQYPEDSGEHLHFFPNYWGPTGVNSDVRVEVEPVEEGTESVASGGVGSGGTAEGDADGSDRGPLGRVSDLLGGDDR